The genome window GAGTGTGGAGGTCGTCGCGCAGCTTCTCGATGAGGCCCTCTGCCTCGAAGACGTCGGCCTGGGCGAGCTCGTACGCCTCATCGAGCGCGCCCTCGCCGAGGTCGGTGGTCGCGGCGTCGGCCTCCCGGGCCGCGAACTCGGCGCGCGCCTTCTCGAGCCGCTCCGTCGCGGCGTCGAGCGCGTTCTGCTGCCGCAGCACCTCGCCACGGACGGCGGCGAGCCGCTGCCCGGCCGCCTCGGCCTGGCCGTTCAGCTTGCTGATCTCCAGGTCGTGCTTGGACACCAGCGCGCTCTGCGCCGCGATCTCGTCGTCCACCGCGTCCAGCCGCGCCCGCGCCCCGCGGGTCGCGGTCTGCGCCGCCTCCCAGGCCGCCTCGGCCTCGGTGACGGCGCCACGCAGCCGCTCGACCTCGTCGGCCGCGTCCCGCACCTGCTGCGGGCTGACGCGCGGACCGTCGTCGGTCGCGTCCGCCTGGCTGCCGAGCAGCGCGACCTTCTGCGTGGCGAGCGAGTAGAGACTGCGCAGCCGGTCCTGCGCCTGCTCCAGGGCGAAGGCGGTGCTGCGGGCGACGTCGACGGCGTCGCCGATCTGCGCCTGCTCCAGCCTGGTGCGGCGCAGCTGCTTCTGCTCCAGCTGCTCCTGGAGGACGATCTGCTCGCTGTGCCGCTCGGCCTCCGTGCGGGTGTGGTCGTCCAGCGAGCGCCGCAACCCGACGACGTCGTCGGCGAGCAGCCGCGCGCGGGCGTCCCGGACGATCGCGGCGATGGACTGCGCCTCGCGCGCAATCTCGGCCTGGTGACCGAGCGGCTTGAGCTGGCGGCGCACCTCCCCGGCGAGGTCGCTCAGCCGGGTCAGGTTGGTCTGCATGGCCTCCAGCTTGCGGAGGGTCTTCTCCTTACGGCGGCGGTGCTTGAGGATGCCGGCGGCCTCCTCGATGAAGCCGCGGCGCTCCTCCGGAGTGGCGCGCAGCACGGCGTCGAGCTGGCCCTGGCCGACGATGACGTGCATCTCCCGGCCGAGGCCCGAGTCGCTGAGCAGCTCCTGCACGTCCAGCAGCCGGCAGGACTGGCCGTTGATGGCGTATTCGCTGCCGCCGTTGCGGAACAGCGTGCGCGAGATGGTGACCTCGGTGTACTCGATCGGGAGCGCGCCGTCGCTGTTGTCGATCGTCAGCTGCACCTCGGCGCGGCCGAGCGGCCCGCGGGTGGAGGTGCCGGCGAAGATGACGTCCTCCATCTTGCCGCCGCGAAGCGTCTTGGCGCCCTGCTCGCCCATCACCCAGGCGAGGGCGTCGACCACATTCGACTTGCCGGAGCCGTTGGGCCCGACCACGCAGGTGACGCCCGGCTCGAAGGCGAAAGTCGTCGGCGTGGCGAACGACTTGAAGCCCTTGAGCGTCAGACTCTTCAAATACACGTGGAGAATCTACCCGACGCCCGCCCCGACCCCCTTTCCCCAAGCCGTGCAGGAGTCAACCCGGAAGCGATTTTCTCTCACGCCCGCCGGACACGGAGCGGAACGATGATGAAGACCGCCAGGGCGAGGAACCCGAAGACCCCGGTGATCGGGAAGATCATGCCGATCCCGATCAGGACCAGATAGCCCACGAGTCCGATGAGCAGTCGACGGTCGAGGTTGCGATCGCCCGCATCGGCCTCCCCGGTGAACAAGCCTTCGCGGGAGGCGTAGGAGCGCACCACGGCCAGGGCCACGATGAGCAGCACGACAGCTCCTCCGTACAGGAGGATGGCGATCCGCTCGGGTTGCTCGGAGTTGACGTACTGCGCGAGGAAACCGGTGGGGAACGGGAGGAAGGCCACGAACAGCAGAGGCAGGAGGTTCAGCCGCATGAAGGTGGAATCCGCGTGGTCCAGACGATCCGTGATTGCGGTGTGCGCCAGCCACATGGCGCCGATCGTGGCGAAGCTGACCACGTACGCCAAGTAGTGCGGCCACAGCTGCAGGACCGCGCCCACCAGATCACGCCCGGACCCGCTGGGCACGACCAGGTCCAGCACGAGCAGGGTGATCGCGAACGCGAAGACGCCGTCGCTGAGGGCTTTCATCCGGTCGGTGCCGTAGCGGCGGCGGTGAGGCTCCACCCTGACAGGTCTGTTCGTGTTGTCCGCCACTGTGGCCACCTTCGTCTGCGTGGTCGTCATATTAGGAGGTGCCGAGGGCCGCGTCGATGCACGCGAATCGCTCGAGTCGCCGGCAGAGCGACTGCCGAGTACGCGAAAAGTCCGCCGTTCCGGGCGGAAACGGCGGACTTTTCGCGTACTCGGCAGGTGCCCGGCGTCAGCCGACGCCGAGGTAGGCCTCCTTGATGGCGGGGTCGGCGAGCAGTTCGCGGCCGGTGCCGGAGCGGGTGATGCTGCCGGTCTCCAGGACGAACGCGCGGTGGGCGCGCGCCAGCGCCTGGTTGGCGTTCTGCTCCACCAGCAGGACGGTGGTGCCCTGCTTGTTGATCTCCGTGATGATCGAGAAGATCTGCCGGATGAACTGCGGGGCCAGCCCCATCGACGGCTCGTCCAGCAGCAGCAGCCGCGGGCTCGACATCAGCGCGCGCCCGATCGCGAGCATCTGCTGCTCGCCGCCGGACATCGTGCCGCCGACCTGCGTCTTGCGTTCGGCGAGGCGCGGGAACAGCGAGAACACCCGGTCGAAGTCCGGGCCCATGTTGGACCGGTCCTTGCGGCCGAAGGCGCCCATGTCGAGGTTCTCCATCACGGTCATCCCCGGGAAGATCCCCCGGCCCTCCGGGGCCTGCGAGATGCCGCGGATGACGCGGATGTGCGCCTTCATCTTGGTGATGTCCTGGCCGTCGAACAGGATGGAGCCCTTCGACGGGTTCAGGATGCCCGAGATGGTCTTCATCGTGGTCGACTTGCCCGCGCCGTTCGCGCCGATCAGGCTGACGATCTCGCCCTCCTCGACGGAGAACGACATGTCGTGGATCGCCTCGATGCGGCCGTAGGACACGCTGATGTTCTTCAGTTCAAGCAACGTCATCTTCTGGCTCCCCGAGGTAGGCG of Leifsonia shinshuensis contains these proteins:
- a CDS encoding TMEM175 family protein; this encodes MTTTQTKVATVADNTNRPVRVEPHRRRYGTDRMKALSDGVFAFAITLLVLDLVVPSGSGRDLVGAVLQLWPHYLAYVVSFATIGAMWLAHTAITDRLDHADSTFMRLNLLPLLFVAFLPFPTGFLAQYVNSEQPERIAILLYGGAVVLLIVALAVVRSYASREGLFTGEADAGDRNLDRRLLIGLVGYLVLIGIGMIFPITGVFGFLALAVFIIVPLRVRRA
- a CDS encoding ABC transporter ATP-binding protein — protein: MTLLELKNISVSYGRIEAIHDMSFSVEEGEIVSLIGANGAGKSTTMKTISGILNPSKGSILFDGQDITKMKAHIRVIRGISQAPEGRGIFPGMTVMENLDMGAFGRKDRSNMGPDFDRVFSLFPRLAERKTQVGGTMSGGEQQMLAIGRALMSSPRLLLLDEPSMGLAPQFIRQIFSIITEINKQGTTVLLVEQNANQALARAHRAFVLETGSITRSGTGRELLADPAIKEAYLGVG